The genomic window TTCGCCAGGGTGTGCTGGGAGGGGGCCCGGACCTACCACCCTGGGTGGGTGTACCACGGGTGCCTGATCGGCACGGCGGAGGATGCCGCGCGGCTGCTCCATGGTCTCTTCACCGGCAGGCTGCTCGGCGAGGTGACACTGGAACGGATGCTCGACCCGTATCCCCTTGGCGGTGTCATCGAGGGGCGGCCCTGGACGCAGTGCGGCTACGGCCTCGGACTGATGAATGGGCGCTTCGGCGCGGCGGGACGGGCGATCGGCCATTCCGGCGGCGGCCCGTTCTGCGTCAACGCCGTCTACCACTTCCCGGACCGCGACGACCCGATGACCGTCGCGAGCTTCACCGACGGGCGGAACGAAGGCATCGCCGAGTTCGCAGCCGCCGGATACGCAGCCCGCGACACCTGATCGGTCATGGACGGCCTCGCGGGCGCCGCCTCCGTTCGCGAAGGCGGCGCGATCGGGATCAATACGGCGCGGGGATGCCGAGATCGGGCGCCGCCGCCGCCCAGATCGCCACCGCTTCGATCAGGAGGTTGGCGCCCATCGGCAGGAACAGGAAGGCGAGCGCCTCGGCCAGCGCTCCCGCCTCGCCGCCGGCGGCGAAGTAGGTCGACAGGTGGTGGCGCATCGGCGCATCGGCGGCGCGCGCTGCGTGGCACAGGAGGAGGGCCAGCTCGGCGACGCGCGGCTCGATCGGCCCGCGCGCCGCCTCGACCAGCGCGCGGTAGGCGCCGAGCATCTTCTCGGGCGGGGTGAACTCGGCCCAGTGCTCCGCCGCGAAGGCCGTCGCCGCCCAGGATTCGGACGCCGCCGACAGCGCGACCGACGCCCGGATCTCCGCCAGCGACAGCCCCGCCGCGACCCCGCGCTCGAGGTGCAGCTTGCCGACACCTTCGCGCGCGGCGGCCAGCAGCGCGATCCAGACGATCTCCTTCTCGCGCGGCGGCAGCGTCTTCTCGACCAGCGTCAGGCGCGTGTAGAAGGCGTCGTAGAGGGTGAGCAGCTCCGGGTCGTGCGCTGCCAGCATCCGGTGATAGGGCAGCAGGTAGCCGCGCTTCTGTTCCACTTGGTCGATGTCGCTCATGATGCCGCCTCGTCGTAGCCGCCCTGTCCCGAAAGTGCCGCCCAGGCGCGCGTCCGGGGCGAGGCCGCCACCTTCCCCTCGCGGATGAGCGTCAGCCATACGCCCGCCGCGCGGACGAAACGCGGCACGCTGCCCGGGAACATCGTCAGCGAGAGCGCCTCGGCGATCTTCGCCTCCTCGACGCCGGCGGCGGAGAGGTCGACGAGGGCCCGGCCGAGGCCGTCCCAGTCGTCGAGGCACACGCGCATCGCGGCGTCGGCGAGGAGCACGAGGCCGGGCGCGACGCCGAATTCGGCCGCCACGGCGATGCCGGCGGCGCGCTCGGCGGCGGCTCCGTCCCAGGTGTTCAGGTGGCGCTGCCAGGCGTCCGTCACGAACCGGTAGGCGGCCGCGCCGCGCACTAGGGCCGTGAGCCGGACCACCGCCTCGACCTCGCGGTCGGTGCCGCCGGCGGCGTAGAACTTGGCGACATGGTGCGTCGCCTCGGCCTCGTCCGTGGCGATCAGGATGGTCAGCCAGACGAATTCCTTCTCGTGGGGGGAGAGGACGCGGTCGGTCAGCGTCATCGCCCGATAGGCCGCGCCGTAGGCCTCCAGGAGATCGGGGGCGAAGGTCGCCATCAGTCCGTGATGCGGCAGC from Acuticoccus sediminis includes these protein-coding regions:
- a CDS encoding carboxymuconolactone decarboxylase family protein, producing the protein MSDIDQVEQKRGYLLPYHRMLAAHDPELLTLYDAFYTRLTLVEKTLPPREKEIVWIALLAAAREGVGKLHLERGVAAGLSLAEIRASVALSAASESWAATAFAAEHWAEFTPPEKMLGAYRALVEAARGPIEPRVAELALLLCHAARAADAPMRHHLSTYFAAGGEAGALAEALAFLFLPMGANLLIEAVAIWAAAAPDLGIPAPY
- a CDS encoding carboxymuconolactone decarboxylase family protein; its protein translation is MDELEELEARLAALKAERGYLLPHHGLMATFAPDLLEAYGAAYRAMTLTDRVLSPHEKEFVWLTILIATDEAEATHHVAKFYAAGGTDREVEAVVRLTALVRGAAAYRFVTDAWQRHLNTWDGAAAERAAGIAVAAEFGVAPGLVLLADAAMRVCLDDWDGLGRALVDLSAAGVEEAKIAEALSLTMFPGSVPRFVRAAGVWLTLIREGKVAASPRTRAWAALSGQGGYDEAAS